A window from Solanum stenotomum isolate F172 chromosome 7, ASM1918654v1, whole genome shotgun sequence encodes these proteins:
- the LOC125869600 gene encoding uncharacterized protein LOC125869600, with amino-acid sequence MAKAYKQSEFNELMEKVEQVDVRVKNYLESAGYEKWVRVYATVDQEFVMTSNIIECINACLVEARELSVYDFLEEVRQMFARWNFKNHTSSSHTFTTLCGKPQEMLVSNEEASLHMKIVPSNNYVYNAHHEGRTYIVCLKNKTCTCKRFQMDEIPCLHAWTVINKKHFDVGPYCSDMYKPSNLLDTYNIPITPLPNQNEWNVPEYIKDDKVRPPKHKKLPRRQSKKYRDKAYSELSGKKSKNSCGTCGFKEHNRRSCRNGPHIV; translated from the exons ATGGCAAAGGCATACAAACAATCTGAATTCAATGAACTGATGGAAAAGGTTGAACAAGTTGATGTTCGTGTAAAGAATTACTTGGAATCGGCAGGTTATGAAAAATGGGTTAGGGTATATGCAACAGTTGATCAAGAATTTGTTATGACATCAAACATAATTGAGTGCATAAATGCTTGTCTGGTGGAAGCAAGGGAGTTATCAGTATACGATTTTCTTGAGGAAGTTAGACAGATGTTTGCAAGATGGAATTTCAAAAACCATACGTCTTCTTCACATACTTTCACCACACTTTGTGGTAAACCTCAAGAGATGCTTGTTTCTAATGAAGAAGCATCATTACATATGAAg ATTGTACCATCAAATAATTATGTGTACAATGCTCATCACGAAGGTAGAACATATATTGTctgtttgaaaaataaaacttgtaCTTGCAAGAGGTTTCAAATGGATGAAATACCATGTTTGCATGCTTGGACTGTTATAAATAAGAAACATTTTGATGTTGGACCATATTGTTCTGACATGTACAAGCCAAGTAACTTGTTGGATACATACAACATTCCAATTACTCCCTTACCTAATCAAAACGAGTGGAATGTACCTGAGTATATTAAGGATGACAAAGTGCGGCCTCCAAAGCACAAAAAGCTACCTAGAAGGCAATCTAAGAAGTATCGTGACAAGGCGTATAGCGAGCTATCTGGAAAGAAGAGCAAGAATTCTTGTGGTACTTGTGGGTTTAAGGAGCACAATAGGCGTTCATGTAGGAATGGACCGCATATTGTTTAG
- the LOC125871732 gene encoding protein TIFY 4B-like produces MSLEETVYKSPLDKPLYLLTDDDISQLTREDCRRYLKAKGMRKPSWNKSQAIQQVISLKALLETTPDSDTGQRKRRHTSRPDTSLQRVQKETGIDAEFAESAEEMVPYGRKPPNKPDLSGNKAAGSVAVVNNLTPSRTTDSGNASAGQLIIFYCGKVNVYDDVPAEKAQAIMHLAASPLFVPSETPLDATRAAQHSECHLQSANVKMGPDSPMVLMPTMQTGRITEVTRLHLEESNTFYEDNSEAVNHVSRKALLERYREKRKDRFKRKMGMPSSASLDIYLNHRTGNHTPSELSSRSNTCSPPAIRLSVAPAPSGSMDNILQMDANASGFLDDKDGKE; encoded by the exons ATGTCGCTGGAAGAAACTGTTTACAAGTCTCCTCTGGATAAACCGCTCTACCTACTTACCGATGACGACATTTCTCAGCTCACTCGTGAAGATTGCCGACGTTATCTTAAAGCTAAAG GAATGAGAAAGCCTTCATGGAATAAATCACAGGCGATTCAGCAGGTGATTTCACTGAAGGCGTTGTTAGAGACGACGCCGGACTCCGACACCGGTCAGCGGAAAAGGCGTCACACTTCTCGCCCAGACACCAGTTTACAGCGA GTCCAGAAAGAAACGGGCATCGATGCAGAATTTGCTGAATCGGCTGAAGAAATGGTGCCGTACGGTAGAAAACCTCCCAATAAACCTGATCTTTCCGGCAATAAGGCTGCAGGTTCTGTTGCCGTTGTCAATAACTTAACTCCTTCTAG AACCACAGATTCGGGAAATGCATCAGCAGGTCAATTGATAATCTTCTATTGTGGCAAGGTGaatgtgtatgatgatgtaccTGCTGAAAAG GCACAAGCAATCATGCATCTTGCTGCAAGCCCACTCTTTGTGCCTTCAGAAACTCCATTGGATGCTACCAGAGCAGCTCAACATTCCGAATGCCATTTGCAATCTGCAAATGTTAAAATGGGTCCAGATTCTCCTATGGTGCTCATGCCAACCATGCAAACAG GGAGAATAACTGAAGTGACTCGCCTGCATTTGGAGGAAAGCAACACTTTCTATGAGGACAATTCTG AAGCAGTGAACCACGTAAGCAGAAAAGCATTACTGGAAAGATATCGTGAGAAGCGGAAAGACAG GTTCAAGAGAAAGATGGGAATGCCTTCATCTGCTAGCTTGGACATCTATTTGAACCATCGAACCGGAAATCATACCCCAAGTGAGCTCTCAAGTAGGAGCAACACTTGTTCCCCGCCTGCTATTAGATTATCTGTTGCACCTGCTCCAAGTGGTTCAATGGATAACATTCTCCAAATGGATGCCAATGCTTCTGGTTTTCTCGACGACAAAG ATGGTAAAGAGTGA
- the LOC125869576 gene encoding ETO1-like protein 1: protein MRTFFPSESCKETHLKSINPQSWLQVERGKLAKFSSESASSIDSLIKVPEPPILPFFKPVDYVQVLAKIHEELESCSPQERSNLYLLQFQVFKGLGEVKLMRRSLRSAWSKASTVYEKLVFGAWLKYEKQDEELISDLLSSCGKCAKEFGAIDIASEMPAYKKLIPHGVITTNEDSCPRTVSFRIADEKIACDRQKIASLSAPFHTMLNGCFTESFCEEIDLSENNISPLAMRVINEFSSTGLLNEVSPDLLLEILVFANKFCCESLKDACDRKLASLISCRQDALELLECALEENSPVLAASCLQVFLRELPDSLKDSQVVELLSNTTRQQRSIMIGPASFSLYCLLSEVLMNLDPRSDESVRFLRTLVDSAETSQQKMVAYHRLGCVKFLRKELDEAEQLFEAAFNLGHTYSVIGLARLGQIRGHKRWAYEKLCSVISSSIPLGWMYQESSLYCEGEKRWDDLEKATELDPTLTYPYMYRAASLMRKQNAQAALSEINRILGFKLALECLELRFCFYLALEDYQLAICDIQAILTLCPDYRVFEGRVAALQLRTLLREHVENWTEADCWLQLYDRWSSVDDIGSLSVIYQMLESDAAKGVLYFRQSLLLLRLNCPDAAMRSLQLARQHSSSEHERLVYEGWILYDTGHCEEGLQKAEESISIKRSFEAFFLKAYALADSSLDASCSSTVISLLEDALRCPSDRLRKGQALNNLGSVYVDCGKLDAAADCYINALKIRHTRAHQGLARVHFLRNDKVAAYDEMTKLIEKAKNNASAYEKRSEYCDRDRTKADLEMVTRLDPLRVYPYRYRAAVLMDNHKDKEAIEELSRAIAFKADLHLLHLRAAFHEHIGDVMGALRDCRAALSVDPKHQEMLELHSRVNSQEP, encoded by the exons ATGAGAACTTTTTTCCCTTCAGAGTCTTGTAAAGAAACACATCTGAAATCCATTAATCCTCAGTCATGGCTCCAAGTTGAAAGAGGGAAGCTTGCCAAATTTTCATCTGAATCTGCTTCTTCTAT AGATTCTTTGATCAAGGTCCCAGAACCACCAATTCTTCCATTCTTTAAACCTGTTGATTATGTTCAAGTTTTAGCAAAAATCCATGAAGAGCTTGAATCATGTTCTCCACAAGAGAGGTCAAATCTCTATTTGCTGCAGTTTCAGGTCTTTAAGGGCCTCGGGGAAGTTAAATTAATGAGGAGGAGCCTTCGCTCAGCTTGGTCGAAAGCAAGTACAGTTTATGAAAAACTTGTATTTGGGGCGTGGTTAAAATACGAGAAGCAAGATGAAGAGCTCATTTCTGACTTGCTTTCTAGTTGTGGCAAGTGTGCAAAGGAGTTTGGAGCAATAGACATAGCATCTGAAATGCCTGCCTATAAGAAATTAATCCCTCATGGAGTCATCACCACAAATGAGGATTCTTGTCCAAGAACTGTTTCTTTTAGAATTGCTGATGAGAAAATAGCATGTGACAGGCAGAAAATTGCCAGTCTTTCAGCTCCATTTCATACCATGCTCAACGGTTGTTTCACAGAATCGTTTTGTGAGGAAATAGATTTGTCTGAAAACAATATTTCACCCTTGGCAATGAGGGTCATCAATGAATTCAGCTCAACCGGTTTATTGAATGAAGTGTCCCCTGATCTGCTGTTGGAAATATTGGTATTTGCCAATAAGTTTTGTTGTGAAAGCCTCAAGGATGCTTGTGACCGAAAGCTTGCGTCTTTAATTTCATGTCGACAAGATGCtctagaactccttgaatgtgCCCTTGAAGAGAACTCCCCTGTCCTTGCTGCGTCATGTTTGCAAGTATTTTTACGTGAACTCCCAGATTCTCTGAAAGACAGTCAAGTAGTTGAACTATTAAGCAATACTACCAGGCAACAAAGGTCAATTATGATAGGTCCTGCCTCATTTTCACTCTATTGCTTGTTAAGTGAAGTTTTGATGAACCTTGATCCTAGATCAGATGAATCTGTTCGTTTTTTGAGAACACTGGTAGACTCAGCTGAAACCAGCCAACAGAAAATGGTCGCATATCATCGGTTAGGATGCGTTAAATTTCTTAGGAAAGAGCTTGATGAAGCTGAGCAACTCTTTGAGGCTGCTTTTAATTTGGGTCACACTTATTCAGTTATTGGTTTGGCTAGATTAGGTCAAATAAGGGGTCATAAACGCTGGGCATATGAGAAGCTCTGTTCTGTTATTTCTTCCTCAATTCCTCTTGGATGGATGTACCAAGAGAGCTCGCTATATTGTGAAGGAGAAAAGAGGTGGGATGACCTTGAAAAAGCAACTGAGCTTGATCCTACACTGACATACCCCTATATGTATCGAGCTGCATCCTTGATGAGGAAGCAAAATGCTCAAGCTGCTCTTTCAGAAATAAACAGAATCCTTGGATTCAAACTGGCATTGGAGTGCTTGGAACTCCGCTTTTGTTTTTACCTTGCTCTAGAGGATTACCAATTAGCAATATGTGATATACAGGCAATCCTCACACTTTGCCCAGATTATCGTGTGTTTGAAGGACGAGTTGCAGCATTGCAACTCCGTACTCTTCTGCGCGAGCATGTAGAGAATTGGACAGAAGCTGATTGTTGGCTGCAGTTGTATGATAGATGGTCGTCAGTTGATGATATTGGATCTCTTTCAGTAATATACCAGATGCTCGAGTCTGATGCAGCAAAAGGTGTTCTTTACTTCAGACAGTCCCTGCTTCTCCTCCG ATTGAATTGTCCAGATGCAGCCATGAGGAGTTTACAGTTGGCTCGCCAGCATTCATCTAGTGAACATGAACGTCTGGTTTATGAGGGATGGATCTTATATGATACTGGCCACTGTGAAGAAGGTCTACAGAAAGCAGAAGAGTCTATTAGCATCAAGAGATCTTTTGAAGCATTCTTCCTGAAAGCGTATGCTTTAGCCGACTCTAGCCTTGATGCATCTTGTTCATCAACTGTCATATCACTTCTTGAGGATGCCTTGCGATGCCCTTCAGATAGGCTTCGCAAAGGTCAG GCCCTGAACAATCTTGGCAGTGTGTATGTCGACTGCGGTAAATTGGATGCTGCAGCTGATTGCTACATTAATGCCCTTAAAATCCGGCATACCCGGGCTCACCAAGGTCTTGCTCGTGTACATTTCTTGAGAAATGATAAGGTGGCTGCTTATGATGAAATGACCAAACTGATTGAGAAGGCCAAGAATAATGCATCTGCCTACGAGAAGAGATCAGAGTACTGTGACCGCGACCGCACAAAGGCTGACCTAGAGATGGTCACTCGTCTAGATCCTCTTAGAGTTTACCCTTACAGATATCGAGCTGCAG TTCTGATGGACAACCACAAGGACAAGGAAGCCATTGAAGAACTGTCTAGGGCCATTGCATTTAAAGCCGATCTTCATCTTTTACACCTGCGAGCTGCTTTTCATGAGCATATAGGCGATGTTATGGGTGCGTTGCGAGATTGTCGAGCTGCTCTCTCTGTTGACCCAAAACATCAAGAAATGTTGGAACTTCATAGTCGTGTGAACAGTCAAGAACCTTAA